The DNA window GTTTAGCTATTAGGAGGTGGAACGAATGGATATCTTATTGAAGGTGCTGCTTGTGGTTTTCTCTGTTGCTTTGATCGCAATTGTTCTTTTGCAGAAAGGGAAAAGCGCAGGTCTGGCCGGTGCCATCTCCGGTGGCGCAGAACATCTTTTCGGAAAAACGAAAGCACGCGGCATGGATTTGGTCTTGCAGCGCGTCACGGTGGTTGTCGCAGCCTGCTTCTTTATTCTGGCCATTCTTACGGCTGTCTTTGCGAAATAATATAGCTGATTTGAGAAAACCTTCGCTCTTGCAATGAAGATGAGCGGGGGTTTTTTTGATATATTGGAAACGGTATACAACCGCCTCTTTCAGCAGTAATTAGGGTGCTGGCAGGGATGTAAACGATTAAATTCGTGTATACTAGGGTATGTGTATACTAAAGCGGCAAAAAACATTATGAATTAATACATAGATACTTGCGGAAGGATTACTCCTACCTGCGAGTCAACCGAGGAGATAATCATGATAACGGAACAATCAATAATGGATTTGATGCAGGAACCGGATTATAAACCAATGACCTATCAGGAGTTGGAGAAGCATTTTGCAATCGCCGATGCGGTGGAATTCAAGGAATTCCTGAAGCTGCTGAATGCGCTTGAGCAGCAAGGAAAGATCATGATGACGCGCTCGGACCGTTATGGTCTCCCAGAACGTCTGGATTTGCAGCGCGGACGGCTGCAGGTGCATGCCAAGGGCTTTGCATTCCTGATCCCCGAGGATAAGGAGCATCCGGATGTGTATATCGGAGCTCATGACCTCATGGGCGCCATGAACGGCGATACGGTGCTTGCCCGCGTTACAACCCGGGGACCTGCAGGCGGCAAGCTTGAAGGTGAAGTCGTGAAGATCGTTACACGCGCTGTCAGTCAGGTTGTAGGCGTATTTCAAGGGCATGAAGCATACGGTTTTGTACTGCCGGATGATAAGCGGATTGTACGCGACATTTTCATCCCGAAGGAGTCGATCGCAGGTGCGGTAGACGGGGATAAGGTCGTTGCGAAAATCATCAGCTATCCGGAAGGACGTACGGCAGCGGAAGGCGAAATTGTCGAGGTTCTCGGACACAAGGATGATCCAGGCGTGGATATTCTGTCCATTATCCGCAAGCATCAACTCCCAGAGGGCTTCCCTGAGGAAGTCATGGAAGAAGCGGAGAATGCACCGGATTCGATCACCGAAGAGGAGATTGCAAAGCAGGGCCGCCGGGACCTGCGCGGCAAAAAAATCGTCACTATTGATGGCGAGGATGCCAAGGATTTGGATGATGCCGTTAACGTGGAGCGTCTGGAGAATGGTCATTTCCGTCTAGGCGTTCATATTGCTGATGTCGGCTACTATGTGCGCGAGAACTCCGAGCTCGACAAGGAAGCATATAATCGGGGCTGCAGCGTATATCTTGTAGACCGGGTAATTCCGATGCTGCCGCATCGTCTTTCCAACGGAATCTGCAGCTTGAATCCGCAGGTCGATCGTTTGACTCTATCCTGTGAGATGGAATTCGACGAGCATATGAAGGTTGTAAAACATGACGTGTTTACAAGCGTCATCAAGACGAAAGAACGGATGACCTATAATAATGTGCGTAAAATCCTCGAGGATGAAGAACCCGAGCTGATGGAGCGCTACAAGGATCTCGTCGATGATTTCCGGTTGATGAAAGAAATCGCATTAAAACTGCGTTCGAAGCGTATGAACAGAGGCGCGGTTGACTTTGATTTTGTGGAATCCAAGGTTATCGTGGATGAAAACGGTAAGCCGGTTGATATCGTGAAACGCGAGCGCTCGATTGCCGAGCAGATTATCGAGGAGTTCATGCTGGCGGCCAACGAGACCGTAGCCGAACATTTTCACTGGCTGAAGGTGCCGTTCATCTACCGGATTCACGAAAATCCGGATCCCGAGAAGCTGCAGAATTTCATGGCCTTTGCCGAGAATTTCGGCTACCACGTTAAGGGACGGGGCAATGCGATACACCCGCGTGCGCTGCAGAATTTATTGGAGCAAATCAAGGATACCAAGGAACAAACAGTCATCAGCACGATGATGCTGCGTTCGATGAAGCAGGCGAAGTATGATGCGGACATGTCGGGTCACTTTGGTCTGGCAGCTGAGTTCTACTCACATTTCACATCGCCGATCCGCCGTTATCCCGATTTGGTGATACACCGTGTTATTCGCGAGGTCATTGAGAGCAATAACATATTGTCAGAGAAGCGGCAGGAGTATCTGGCATCACGGATGCCGGAGATTGCTCAGCACTCCTCCGAACGTGAGCGCGTAGCTGTTGAAGCGGAGCGCGATACCGACCAGCTGAAGAAAGCGGAGTATATGCTGGACAAGGTCGGCGAGGAATTCGA is part of the Paenibacillus sp. J23TS9 genome and encodes:
- the rnr gene encoding ribonuclease R, whose protein sequence is MITEQSIMDLMQEPDYKPMTYQELEKHFAIADAVEFKEFLKLLNALEQQGKIMMTRSDRYGLPERLDLQRGRLQVHAKGFAFLIPEDKEHPDVYIGAHDLMGAMNGDTVLARVTTRGPAGGKLEGEVVKIVTRAVSQVVGVFQGHEAYGFVLPDDKRIVRDIFIPKESIAGAVDGDKVVAKIISYPEGRTAAEGEIVEVLGHKDDPGVDILSIIRKHQLPEGFPEEVMEEAENAPDSITEEEIAKQGRRDLRGKKIVTIDGEDAKDLDDAVNVERLENGHFRLGVHIADVGYYVRENSELDKEAYNRGCSVYLVDRVIPMLPHRLSNGICSLNPQVDRLTLSCEMEFDEHMKVVKHDVFTSVIKTKERMTYNNVRKILEDEEPELMERYKDLVDDFRLMKEIALKLRSKRMNRGAVDFDFVESKVIVDENGKPVDIVKRERSIAEQIIEEFMLAANETVAEHFHWLKVPFIYRIHENPDPEKLQNFMAFAENFGYHVKGRGNAIHPRALQNLLEQIKDTKEQTVISTMMLRSMKQAKYDADMSGHFGLAAEFYSHFTSPIRRYPDLVIHRVIREVIESNNILSEKRQEYLASRMPEIAQHSSERERVAVEAERDTDQLKKAEYMLDKVGEEFDGMISSVTGFGMFIELPNTVEGLIRLAALTDDYYNFDEASMSLIGERTSKIYRIGDEIKIRVARVNMDDHTIDFELLDMKPRRERNRGGGFGGRGGERSGDKGGFARGGGRGKKAGSGDGKSGRPGKRERTATGSPAGSAAGSAGSVASGSDKRGKRGGGRGPAPSDASVEAKRPMAFGFGSGKGGYSSPALGENTSGGRRKKTSGSGVFVGEGASSGEGGQKRRSGEQEAGRAPGNGEGGFRKRKKKKGEGKNSTAAFVRKKKK
- the secG gene encoding preprotein translocase subunit SecG, with product MDILLKVLLVVFSVALIAIVLLQKGKSAGLAGAISGGAEHLFGKTKARGMDLVLQRVTVVVAACFFILAILTAVFAK